The Filimonas lacunae genomic sequence GATGCACAAAAACGTAAAGTACTGGCAGCCGCACAGGTACACCGTGCATTCTATTATCACACGCTGGTAAACATGTATGCCAAGCAATACGACTCCGCTACCGCCAACACCGATTTGGGTTTACCCCTGCGACTGGACGATCTGATTACCGGTTCACTGAAAAGGGTTTCTGTACAAGCGGTGTACAACCAGATTCTGGCCGACCTGAACAGTGCAGTAGCTACAGCAGAACTGCCCAATTTGCCGGACTTCACCAACAATGCCTCTAAAACAGCTGCTTACGCTATGTTAGCACGCACCTACCTGGATATGCGTAATTTTCCGAAAGCAGAAGAAGCTGCTAACAATGCATTACAACTGCAAAGCACGGTGAACAACCTGAACAACTATGTGACCAGTTTGCTTACTTACCCACAAAAACACGTTGATCCGGAGCTGATTTTTTCTAAAGCGGCCACCAATGTAAACAACTTCCCGCTGAGCCCTGCGCAACTGGCGCTTTTTGCCGATACCAGCGATCTCCGCTTCAGACTGTTCACCGCGAAAGGAAGCGACGTGTCTGTAACTTACCTCACACGTATTTATGCGAGAACAAGAAGGATTTCAGGACAGAGCTTTATTTCAGGCCCTACGGTACCGGAAATGATGCTGATAAAAGCGGAGTGCGAAGCAAGAGCAGGTAGTGCCGGCAACGCTGTGGCACAATTAAATGCACTGCGCAAATCACGCTTTACACCAGCACAATACCAGGATCTTACCGCTGCTACACCAGCAGAAGCATTGCAACTGGTAATACGTGAAAGAAAAATAGAACTGATGTGTACCGGCCGCCGCTGGTTTGATCAGCGGCGCCTGGCTAAAGACGGGTTAACACCTACTATCACAAGACTATTCAGGGGTACCACCTATACCCTGGAACCTGGAAGCAACCGGTATGTATTTCCTATTGCCGACAAGTATATTTTACAGAACCCCGAAATAGAGCAAAACCCAAGGTAATTTCTTCCTTACTGCACATTACAAACCATTAACGGCTGTGTTCACATGCCGGCTGTTAATGGTTTGTCTTAAACGAAAGCAATATGAACGAACCTATTGTAAGTGTTCAGAATCTCTCTCACCGTTACAGTGTTCAATGGGCTGTAAAAGATATCAGCTTTGAACTTACTAAAAATGGCATTTACGGTTTGCTGGGAGCCAATGGGGCTGGCAAGTCCACCATTATGAACGTAATGTGTGGCGTTATTAAACAAAGCCAGGGCGATGTATTTATAAAAGGCGTAAACCTGGGCACACAGCCCGAAAAAGCCAAACGTCATATAGGCTTTCTGCCACAGCAACCACCGCTGCAAGCAGATCTTACCGTAGAAGAATTTTTAACCTATAGCGCTAATATCCGGTTAATGGATTCCGCTAAGGTAAAAGCGGCTGTTACAGAAGTAATGGGCAAATGTGGTATCAGTCATTTCAGCAAGTGACCGGCACGGCATGATGATTATTGAAAACGAAAAAATATTAGATATTCTTTTATAAACCCGCATCCTTACAAACAAAGAACAACAGTTTTAATTAAGTATACTACCAATTATGTTTACAAGAAGACGTAACAGGGTTTCGGGCGCTATTGCCATTGCCCTGCTGGTGGCTGCCACCGCAGGTGCTCAAAAGAAAAACGCACCGGCAGACAATAAAAACAAGGGGGCAGACACTACCCGTAAAAGTGCTGATTCTGCACGCAAAGGCCCTTTGGCACCCACTGCCATAAAGCCTT encodes the following:
- a CDS encoding RagB/SusD family nutrient uptake outer membrane protein, with translation MKHKLLLYISLAAVVFTTACRKYVEIAPVQQRVLEYTADYEALLNNSTYMDRTYTYPLYAEDDAGADTATWQNGLNGNTNGFAYTWAEKLIALSTADDNDWYNMYFSIYQTNLIIVNVMNSKGGTDAQKRKVLAAAQVHRAFYYHTLVNMYAKQYDSATANTDLGLPLRLDDLITGSLKRVSVQAVYNQILADLNSAVATAELPNLPDFTNNASKTAAYAMLARTYLDMRNFPKAEEAANNALQLQSTVNNLNNYVTSLLTYPQKHVDPELIFSKAATNVNNFPLSPAQLALFADTSDLRFRLFTAKGSDVSVTYLTRIYARTRRISGQSFISGPTVPEMMLIKAECEARAGSAGNAVAQLNALRKSRFTPAQYQDLTAATPAEALQLVIRERKIELMCTGRRWFDQRRLAKDGLTPTITRLFRGTTYTLEPGSNRYVFPIADKYILQNPEIEQNPR
- a CDS encoding ATP-binding cassette domain-containing protein; protein product: MNEPIVSVQNLSHRYSVQWAVKDISFELTKNGIYGLLGANGAGKSTIMNVMCGVIKQSQGDVFIKGVNLGTQPEKAKRHIGFLPQQPPLQADLTVEEFLTYSANIRLMDSAKVKAAVTEVMGKCGISHFSK